A window of the Streptomyces finlayi genome harbors these coding sequences:
- the rplW gene encoding 50S ribosomal protein L23, producing MSEATVTSTITSKTYSDPRDVLVKPVVSEKSYALLDENKYTFIVAPGSNKTQIKQAVEAVFSVKVTGVNTINRQGKRKRTKTGFGKRADTKRAIVTLAEGDRIDIFGGPTA from the coding sequence ATGAGCGAGGCGACCGTTACCAGCACCATCACGAGCAAGACCTACTCGGACCCGCGTGACGTTCTCGTCAAGCCGGTTGTCTCCGAGAAGAGCTACGCGCTGCTCGACGAGAACAAGTACACGTTCATCGTCGCGCCCGGCTCCAACAAGACCCAGATCAAGCAGGCCGTGGAAGCGGTCTTCTCGGTCAAGGTCACCGGGGTCAACACGATCAACCGGCAGGGTAAGCGCAAGCGCACCAAGACCGGCTTCGGCAAGCGCGCTGACACCAAGCGCGCCATCGTGACCCTTGCCGAGGGCGACCGTATCGACATCTTCGGCGGTCCGACCGCCTAA
- the rplC gene encoding 50S ribosomal protein L3 has product MSKSIKGVLGEKLGMTQVWDENNRVVPVTVVKAGPCVVTQVRTNDSDGYESVQIAFGEIDPRKVNKPLKGHFAKADVTPRRHLVELRTPDSSEYTLGQEITAEVFESGVKVDVTGKSKGKGFAGVMKRHNFKGLGAGHGVQRKHRSPGSIGGCATPGRVFKGMRMAGRMGNERVTTQNLTIHAVDAEKGLLLIKGAVPGPNGGLVLVRTAAKGA; this is encoded by the coding sequence ATGAGCAAGAGCATCAAGGGCGTCCTGGGCGAGAAGCTCGGCATGACCCAGGTCTGGGACGAGAACAACCGGGTTGTCCCGGTGACCGTCGTCAAGGCCGGGCCGTGCGTCGTGACGCAGGTTCGTACGAACGACAGCGACGGCTACGAGTCGGTCCAGATCGCCTTCGGCGAGATCGACCCGCGCAAGGTGAACAAGCCCCTCAAGGGTCACTTCGCCAAGGCCGACGTGACCCCGCGCCGCCACCTGGTGGAGCTCCGCACCCCTGACTCCAGCGAGTACACGCTGGGCCAGGAGATCACTGCCGAGGTGTTCGAGTCCGGCGTCAAGGTTGACGTCACGGGCAAGAGCAAGGGCAAGGGCTTCGCCGGTGTCATGAAGCGTCACAACTTCAAGGGTCTCGGCGCCGGTCACGGCGTCCAGCGCAAGCACCGTTCCCCCGGTTCGATCGGTGGCTGCGCCACCCCTGGGCGTGTCTTCAAGGGCATGCGCATGGCCGGCCGGATGGGTAACGAGCGCGTCACCACCCAGAACCTGACCATCCACGCGGTTGACGCGGAGAAGGGTCTGCTGCTCATCAAGGGCGCAGTCCCCGGTCCGAACGGCGGCCTCGTCCTGGTCCGTACCGCGGCCAAGGGGGCTTGA
- the rplD gene encoding 50S ribosomal protein L4, whose translation MSTIDILSPAGDKAGTVELPAEIFDAKTSVPLIHQVVVAQLAAARQGTHSTKRRGEVRGGGRKPYRQKGTGRARQGSTRAPQFVGGGVVHGPKPRDYSQRTPKKMKAAALRGALSDRARHSRIHVVTGVVEGGVSTKAAKTLLGKISERANVLLVVDRADEAAWLSARNLPQVHILEPGQLNTYDVIVSDDVVFTQAAFESFVSGPQTAETEGSDA comes from the coding sequence ATGAGCACCATTGACATCCTTTCGCCGGCAGGCGACAAGGCCGGTACCGTCGAGCTCCCCGCGGAGATCTTCGACGCGAAGACCAGCGTTCCGCTGATCCACCAGGTCGTTGTCGCACAGCTGGCAGCTGCCCGTCAGGGCACGCACTCGACCAAGCGCCGCGGTGAAGTCCGTGGTGGTGGCCGTAAGCCTTACCGCCAGAAGGGCACCGGCCGCGCCCGCCAGGGTTCGACCCGTGCGCCGCAGTTCGTGGGCGGTGGCGTCGTCCACGGCCCGAAGCCGCGCGACTACTCGCAGCGCACCCCGAAGAAGATGAAGGCCGCCGCTCTCCGCGGTGCCCTCTCCGACCGGGCGCGTCACTCCCGCATCCACGTCGTCACCGGCGTGGTCGAGGGTGGAGTTTCCACGAAGGCCGCGAAGACGCTGCTCGGCAAGATCTCGGAGCGTGCGAACGTGCTCCTGGTCGTCGACCGCGCCGACGAGGCCGCGTGGCTGTCCGCACGCAACCTGCCCCAGGTGCACATCCTGGAGCCGGGCCAGCTGAACACGTACGACGTGATCGTCTCTGACGACGTGGTCTTCACTCAGGCCGCTTTCGAGTCCTTCGTGTCTGGCCCCCAGACCGCTGAGACCGAAGGGAGCGACGCCTGA
- a CDS encoding helix-turn-helix domain-containing protein — MSVDGIGTERNGVGGADEPGWDVDPEDESGVAVVAAVGRQIKAWREAAGMRAGELGVAIGYGEDLVYKVEGGRRIPRPEFLDKVDEVCGAGGKIAAMKQDLAAVRYPKKVRDLAGVEARSVEIAAYVAHGLHGLLQTPGHARALFEARQPPYSQDEVERMVAARVARQAIFERAPAPALSFVQEESSLRRPIGGLLEWRRQLERLLEIGQFRNVTLQVMPTHREAHPGMDGDIDVLKFKDGTAVGRSHGAFNGRRVTDAKQLRILELRYGIIRAEALRPRETLALIEQVLGET, encoded by the coding sequence ATGAGTGTGGACGGGATCGGTACGGAGCGGAATGGCGTCGGCGGGGCGGACGAGCCCGGCTGGGACGTCGATCCCGAGGACGAGTCGGGCGTCGCGGTGGTCGCCGCCGTGGGGCGCCAGATCAAGGCCTGGCGGGAGGCGGCCGGGATGCGGGCCGGTGAGCTCGGGGTGGCGATCGGGTACGGGGAGGACCTGGTCTACAAGGTGGAGGGCGGGCGGCGGATCCCTCGGCCGGAGTTCCTGGACAAGGTGGACGAGGTGTGCGGCGCGGGCGGGAAGATCGCTGCGATGAAGCAGGATCTGGCAGCGGTCCGGTACCCGAAGAAGGTGCGGGACCTGGCGGGCGTGGAAGCGAGGTCGGTCGAGATCGCGGCCTATGTGGCGCATGGTCTGCACGGGCTGTTGCAGACCCCGGGTCATGCGCGGGCGCTGTTTGAGGCTAGGCAGCCCCCGTACTCGCAGGACGAGGTGGAACGGATGGTGGCCGCACGTGTGGCCCGACAAGCGATCTTCGAGAGGGCGCCTGCACCTGCCCTCAGTTTCGTCCAGGAGGAGTCATCACTCAGGCGACCCATTGGGGGCCTACTGGAGTGGCGACGACAGCTCGAGCGGTTGCTGGAAATCGGGCAGTTCCGGAATGTGACCCTCCAGGTGATGCCTACGCATCGAGAGGCGCATCCTGGGATGGACGGTGACATCGACGTGCTGAAGTTCAAGGACGGTACAGCGGTGGGACGTTCCCACGGGGCGTTCAACGGGCGTCGCGTGACCGACGCGAAGCAACTCCGTATCCTCGAACTGCGGTATGGCATCATCCGGGCCGAGGCTCTCAGGCCCCGGGAGACTCTGGCCCTCATCGAGCAAGTGCTGGGAGAGACATGA
- the rplB gene encoding 50S ribosomal protein L2, whose translation MGIRKYKPTTPGRRGSSVADFVEITRSTPEKSLVRPLHSKGGRNNAGRITVRHQGGGHKRAYRVIDFRRHDKDGVPAKVAHIEYDPNRTARIALLHYADGEKRYIVAPRGLSQGDRVENGPAADIKPGNNLALRNIPVGTTIHAIELRPGGGAKFARSAGTSVQLLAKEGTMAHLRMPSGEIRLVDARCRATIGEVGNAEQSNINWGKAGRMRWKGVRPTVRGVAMNPVDHPHGGGEGKTSGGRHPVSPWGQKEGRTRSPKKASSKYIVRRRKTNKKR comes from the coding sequence ATGGGAATCCGCAAGTACAAGCCGACGACCCCGGGCCGTCGTGGCTCCAGCGTCGCCGACTTTGTCGAGATCACGCGGTCCACGCCGGAGAAGTCGCTGGTCCGCCCCCTGCACAGCAAGGGCGGCCGTAACAACGCCGGTCGGATCACTGTTCGCCACCAGGGTGGCGGACACAAGCGCGCCTACCGTGTGATCGACTTCCGTCGTCACGACAAGGACGGCGTGCCGGCCAAGGTCGCGCACATCGAGTACGACCCGAACCGCACCGCGCGCATCGCGCTGCTGCACTACGCGGACGGCGAGAAGCGTTACATCGTCGCCCCGCGTGGCCTGTCGCAGGGTGACCGTGTCGAGAACGGTCCGGCCGCAGACATCAAGCCGGGCAACAACCTCGCGCTGCGCAACATCCCGGTCGGTACGACCATCCACGCCATCGAGCTTCGGCCCGGCGGCGGCGCGAAGTTCGCCCGTTCCGCGGGTACTTCCGTGCAGCTGCTGGCGAAGGAGGGCACCATGGCCCACCTTCGTATGCCGTCCGGAGAGATCCGGCTGGTCGACGCCCGCTGCCGCGCCACCATTGGTGAGGTCGGCAACGCCGAGCAGTCGAACATCAACTGGGGCAAGGCCGGCCGTATGCGCTGGAAGGGCGTTCGCCCGACCGTCCGCGGTGTCGCGATGAACCCGGTTGACCACCCGCACGGTGGTGGTGAAGGCAAGACCTCCGGTGGACGTCACCCGGTCTCGCCGTGGGGTCAGAAGGAGGGTCGTACTCGCTCGCCGAAGAAGGCATCGAGCAAGTACATCGTCCGCCGCCGCAAGACGAACAAGAAGCGCTAG
- the rpsJ gene encoding 30S ribosomal protein S10, which yields MAGQKIRIRLKAYDHEVIDSSAKKIVETVTRTGASVAGPVPLPTEKNVYCVIKSPHKYKDSREHFEMRTHKRLIDILDPTPKTVDSLMRLDLPAGVDIEIKL from the coding sequence ATGGCGGGACAGAAGATCCGCATCCGGCTCAAGGCCTACGACCACGAGGTCATCGACTCCTCGGCGAAGAAGATCGTCGAGACGGTGACCCGCACTGGTGCGTCGGTCGCAGGCCCGGTGCCGCTGCCCACTGAGAAGAACGTGTACTGCGTCATCAAGTCGCCGCACAAGTACAAGGACTCTCGCGAGCACTTCGAGATGCGCACGCACAAGCGCCTCATCGACATTCTCGACCCCACGCCGAAGACGGTTGACTCGCTGATGCGCCTCGACCTGCCGGCTGGCGTCGACATCGAGATCAAGCTCTGA
- a CDS encoding ATP-binding protein — protein sequence MNQQAATPQLRTTERTFTVLLSPTRRGARLARLLAVAHLDLWGLPSESAAHIVAELTTNASVHGRVSGRDFRLRLTVREDSRLRIEVTDARGDRLPVATAPDPHAEGGRGLLIVEALADRWGVIPGPVPRKTVWAELDLAP from the coding sequence GTGAACCAACAAGCCGCCACCCCCCAACTCCGCACCACCGAACGCACGTTCACGGTGCTGCTCTCCCCCACCCGCCGAGGCGCCCGGCTGGCCCGACTCCTCGCCGTGGCCCATCTCGACCTCTGGGGACTGCCCTCGGAGTCGGCCGCGCACATCGTCGCGGAGCTCACCACCAACGCCTCGGTCCACGGACGGGTATCAGGCCGGGACTTCCGACTGCGCCTCACCGTCCGCGAGGACAGCCGACTGCGCATCGAGGTCACCGACGCCCGGGGTGACCGCCTGCCCGTCGCAACGGCCCCCGACCCACACGCGGAGGGCGGGCGCGGCCTGCTCATCGTCGAGGCCCTCGCCGACCGCTGGGGCGTCATTCCGGGCCCGGTCCCCCGTAAAACGGTCTGGGCGGAGCTCGACCTCGCACCGTGA
- a CDS encoding DUF397 domain-containing protein, whose protein sequence is MIRRTSAQDVSGLAWFKSSYSSNGNEGDCVEVAAALGSVHVRDSKNAQGARLAFAPGAWAGFVPYAAGR, encoded by the coding sequence ATGATCCGCAGGACTTCCGCGCAAGACGTTTCTGGGTTGGCCTGGTTCAAGAGCAGCTACAGCAGCAACGGCAACGAAGGCGACTGTGTCGAGGTGGCGGCGGCCCTCGGCTCGGTACACGTGCGCGACTCCAAGAACGCGCAGGGGGCGAGGCTCGCCTTCGCACCAGGGGCATGGGCGGGCTTCGTCCCGTACGCCGCCGGACGCTGA